TTTATCCAACTCGTGATTTACGTGTAGTAATGGTTTCCGCCCAGGCGATCGATCCTGTCTTTAAATCTCCTTTACCACGACCTCTCTTTTCGTCTCTTCCATTACATCACCCCCAGGGCGATGGCGATGAAACCGGGGCCGTTGACGACTGCGTGAAGAATCACTCCGATCCAGCTGTTCTGTCTCCACTGGACCACCAGGGAAGCCCCGGTCCAGCACCAATCTCTCCTGTTCAACGCGCGGAAGCGTAAACGCGACCAGACAGCCGGCCATTTCACTTCTCCGGTTTTTTTCACTTTCTTGTTGACAACGAGCATTTTCTGCGCAAATATGGAATCAGAACTTCCAATTTTGGACTCATTTTGGAATTTGCACTTCCACTTAGTGTAATTCAGGCGACCGGAGGAGATATGGAGCATGTAAAAAGAGATTTCCAGATACCGGAGGAGCATTTTTTTCTCTTCGGTCCCCGGGGCACGGGAAAATCAACCCTGCTAAAAAAAAACATCCCGGACAGCCTCTACATCGACCTCCTGCAACCGGACCTTTTCCGCTCGTACGCCGCGCGTCCCGAAAGGCTCCTGGAAACTGTTCATGCCCAGCCGGAAAAGCGTGTGGTGGTCATTGATGAAATCCAGAAAATCCCGGACCTGCTTCCGGCCGTGCACAGCTTGATTGAAGAAAAGCAAGGCCGCCGGTTCATTCTAACCGGATCCAGCGCGCGCAAATTGCGCCTGGGAGGCATCAACCTTCTTGGAGGCAGGGCGCTCTATAAGCGGTTACATCCCTTCACCGCGGGGGAACTCAAAGAAAAGTTTTCGTTGACCGAAACCCTGAACACCGGACTCATCCCGGTCGTATTCAGCGCCCGGGATAGAAACGCCGCGCTCTCCGCGTATATTGACCTGTACATCCGGCAGGAAGTGATGATGGAAGGTTGGACCCGGAACTTCGGTAACTTCTCCCGATTCCTGGAGGCCATCAGTTTCTCCCACGGCTCCATACTCAATCTGTCCAATGTCGCCCGGGAATGCCAGGTCGAGCGGAAAATCGTGGAATCATATGTGACGGTTCTCGAAGACCTCTTGATGGCCCGCAAATTGAATGTGTTTTCCAGACGGGCCCAAAGGCAGGTCGCCGTCCGCCCCAAATTCTACTTCTTTGATGTTGGATTGTTTCGCAAACTGCGGCCCAAAGGACCCTTGGACGTTCCCGGAGAAATTGAAGGACCCGCCCTGGAAGGAATGGTTTTTCAACACCTGCAAGCCTTTGTCGACCATCAGAACAAAGAACTGGAAATCTATTTCTGGCGAACCCGAAGCGGCAGTGAAGTGGATTTCATTCTGTATGGTCAAGAGTTGTTCTGTGCCATTGAAGTCAAGAACACGACCATAATCCGCCCGGCCGACCTGAGGGCGCTGAAAACCTTCCTGTCCGACTATCCACGAAGCCGGGGAATACTGGTCTACCGTGGCAGGGAAAAACTGAAAAGAGACCACATCCTGATTCTTCCCTGTGAGGATTTCCTCAGGAACCCGCCCAACTACTTGACCGCTTGAAAACCGGGGTACGTCTTGAAATATCAGTTACACGGCAAACTTCTTTTTTTTACTTTCGACTTTTAAATTAAAGCCCCCGCCTCTCACCCCTCATCGTGCTTTCACTCACCTGCCATACCAGAAATGTAGCAATTCAAGACCCCAGTCTTAGAGTCTTTAATTCGTCGCCTCCTTAAATGCAAACTGGCTAACGGGCTGCCGGCCAGGCTTTGCCTGTGGGGGGGTTTAACCCCCTGAATCGTGCCGGCTTGCCAGGCACACTAGACCAGCCCCCCTGCCCCGGATGAACACAAGATTCGCCACTACTCCAGACGATCATGAAACGTATGGAATCGATCCGACATGCCTTCCGCCTCGGACCAGGAACGTACCTCTTCCATGTCGATCCGTTGGGCCCGGGCAACCATCAGCGCCTGCTCCAGAGCCTGGTGATCATTCCAATGGAAATACGCCGCCAGGCGATCCATTACGCAATGTGTCGGCGTCAACAACTTCAAGTAACCCGATCCATCGCGGAGTTCCTTGAATTCCGACACCGGCCGATTGCCCACCGACAAAGGGGGAGCGGGAAAATCAAGGTAAAAATTGGTGTCCGGATGCATAAACAGCCTGCCCTTCCGGATAAATCCCAGTGGAGACAATACGGCTTCCAGGTCTTTGAGCGAGCTGTGCGTAATGAAATCCAGGTCAAAGGACTGGTAGAGAGTTCGGGTGTAGATCGACACAACGGCGCCACCGCTCAGCACCCCATCAATCCCCGCATCTTTGAGCACACGGCCCACCCGCAGCGCCAACTCGCGCAGGGAAATATCCGGGGAAATCTTTTTCACGGTTTACCCCGTCTGCGGGGGCGAGAACGTCCTTTGTAATAACGATCCCGAATGCTATCCGGCAGGTAATCCAGGTTACGCTGCAGCAGAGAACGCAATTCCTCCATGAAAGCGTACCGTGGATTCCATTCATACATCCGGGTACGCCCCATTTTGCGGGAGACCAGGATCCCACCCTCTTCAAATTTATTCAATTGTTTCTGAACCATGCTGAGGGAAATTTCGAACCGGCCGGCAATGGAAGAAGCGTATCCGGATTCAAATACATGCAGAACCATCAACACCTGTTCCGCCGTGCGGCTGCCGAACAATACCTCCAGCATTTCTCACCTCATATTCAGGTTATATAACCTATTATTCAGGTTGTCAAGAAAATCGCCCCATACCTTCACCAAGGGGACAGGGGGGACAGGGGACGCCCATTAGAAGGTGCGTCCCTCTTCCCTCGGGGAATTGGCAAACGCCTTGCGGTATCCCTCCCCCGTTTTCCGCTTTCCTCTCATAAGCCTGGGCTCGGATTTTGGACCCCGGTTTTTTTTGACACCAAAAAGAATATCAGGCATATAATTGTGTTGTGCGGGATTTCATTAAACAAGGAGAAACGATGAAACTGCCGGAATATGTAACCGCTGATGAAGTTAAAAGAGTCTGTGATGAAATTGGCTTGCGGGACTGGTTCAGAATCACGGACGAAAATGTTTCAAACGAAGAGGCATCCAGGATTCTCAATATTGTGAATACCGAGGGAATGGACATACCCATTGAAACTTTTGGATCTATTACGTTTTGTGTGGGTAAATACACATTGGTAATTGGTAAGCGGTTGTGAGTACGAGTACCCGCAGGGCATAAAGCATAAGCGAACGCAAACGGCAGGTTCCGGGGACCCATGGTCTGAGACAGAATGGTCGGCTGAGGGGTACTCCCCGAAGACGAAAGCCGGCCGCGGAACCATTCCAAACATCCGCCGTGGTCGGCTTAATACGACGAAGACCGCAATGGGTCTGGACCGAAG
This genomic stretch from Candidatus Aminicenantes bacterium harbors:
- a CDS encoding ArsR family transcriptional regulator, with the translated sequence MLEVLFGSRTAEQVLMVLHVFESGYASSIAGRFEISLSMVQKQLNKFEEGGILVSRKMGRTRMYEWNPRYAFMEELRSLLQRNLDYLPDSIRDRYYKGRSRPRRRGKP
- a CDS encoding ATP-binding protein; its protein translation is MEHVKRDFQIPEEHFFLFGPRGTGKSTLLKKNIPDSLYIDLLQPDLFRSYAARPERLLETVHAQPEKRVVVIDEIQKIPDLLPAVHSLIEEKQGRRFILTGSSARKLRLGGINLLGGRALYKRLHPFTAGELKEKFSLTETLNTGLIPVVFSARDRNAALSAYIDLYIRQEVMMEGWTRNFGNFSRFLEAISFSHGSILNLSNVARECQVERKIVESYVTVLEDLLMARKLNVFSRRAQRQVAVRPKFYFFDVGLFRKLRPKGPLDVPGEIEGPALEGMVFQHLQAFVDHQNKELEIYFWRTRSGSEVDFILYGQELFCAIEVKNTTIIRPADLRALKTFLSDYPRSRGILVYRGREKLKRDHILILPCEDFLRNPPNYLTA